Proteins from a genomic interval of Medicago truncatula cultivar Jemalong A17 chromosome 3, MtrunA17r5.0-ANR, whole genome shotgun sequence:
- the LOC120579307 gene encoding uncharacterized protein isoform X2 codes for MKLDSDFANATLLDLGGGGGVPLVSLLCDGSSNKVECSKVLSSPQTAQAKNWTELSKAVAEIAIKKVVEGEAFLKGLAQKSKSQVLDTCADSYSSLVVTFKFCWDFADGDPHTVSYDCVTAGDLLARCDGKVNPDVTAFNRQTKFLYGLLYETITQLPNYLTKNQG; via the exons ATGAAGCTGGATTCTGACTttg CAAATGCAACACTTCTTGATttaggaggaggaggaggagtaccACTAGTTTCCTTACTTTGCGACGGTTCATCCAACAAGGTAGAATGCAGCAAGGTTCTATCAAGCCCACAAACCGCGCAAGCCAAGAATTGGACAGAACTCTCAAAGGCTGTCGCTGAAATCGCCATTAAAAAAGTTGTCGAAGGAGAAGCTTTCCTTAAAGGATTGGCACAGAAAAGTAAATCTCAAGTGCTTGACACATGTGCAGATTCTTATAGTTCATTAGTTGTGACTTTCAAATTTTGCTGGGATTTTGCTGATGGGGATCCTCATACTGTTAGTTATGATTGCGTAACTGCTGGTGATCTTCTTGCGCGATGCGATGGTAAGGTTAACCCTGATGTTACTGCATTTAACCGTCAAACCAAATTCCTTTATGGGCTTCTTTACGAAACTATTACTCAACTTCCGAACTATTTGACGAAGAATcaggggtaa
- the LOC25489128 gene encoding disease resistance protein RPV1 isoform X1 — translation MSSAFSSVSSSSVAPQKKYDVFLSFRGDDTRRNFTSHLYDTLSRKKVETFIDNNELEKGDEISPALIKAIEESHVSIIIFSENYASSKWCLNELKKILQCKKYMQQIVIPVFYNIDPSHVRKQTGSYEQAFTKHMRDLKLNNDKLQEWKAALAEAASLVGWDFQNYSTESDFIKDIVKDVLQKLNLRYPYEIKGIVGIEKTYEQIDSMLKIWSNDVRVLGIWGMGGIGKTTLAKTLYGKLYSQFEGRCFLNVMDESKKHGLDVLYNKLLSSLLEEENLHPYASYIESPFSVRRIARKKVFIVLDSVDTLEKIEDLILNIDGLGAGSRVIITTRDKHILSQFSNCEIYEVKELNNHDSLQLFSLNAFGEKQPKIGYEDISESVIAYCRGNPLALKVLGKNLRSRGKKVWEDELKKLEKIPNGEINNMLKLSYDNLDIFQKDIFLDIACLLRGDNKIFVIHFLEACEFFAESGIEVLLDKAFIQIKPYWHSFAKLEIDGLDMHDLLQEMGREIVNQESKEPGKRSRLWRAEEISDILKENKGTEVVEGIILDSTEVGDLYLKSDSFRRMTNLRYLNIYESDGSTGNVYFPDGLEWISDKLRYLRWKRYCLESLPSTFCAEMLVELCMNQSKLKKLWDGVQNLVNLRVLWLESSKDLIEIPDLSRAINLDRIHLSECESLRQLHPSIFSLPRIIYLDLRGCIKIESLKSNIHSKSLCVLLLNGCSSLTEFSVTSEEMTELFLDGTAIRELSSSFWCNTKLTVLDLIGCNKLNIVGKKLSDDHGLLSVTELDLSGCTEINALSLWSILDGIQSLKRLKLNECVNLECLPENMRNHSMLEWLELDDCRKLVSLTELPPSLFSLTAVNCTYLDTYFTQFSLIKNRAEKFFEDGSIEDEGVIDAFSFLPGAQIPLNFDFQTIKASISILPIAKSDLCGFIFCILFSEGFTVNNHVLHCIIFECGKEVDRRRISLNYLGTLISDHVLIWWHGYNIQESGSYDCNLSFQFILQGPNEELQWSTEGIKGCGVEPVYMSSSISKEIGKLKSIAQDSDVSIAIGGEGRSSNNENEDDKEQPFY, via the exons ATGAGCAGTGCTTTTTCCTCTGTATCCTCTTCCTCTGTGGCGCCTCAGAAAAAATATGACGTTTTTCTTAGCTTTCGAGGTGATGATACTCGCAGAAACTTCACGAGCCATCTTTATGATACTCTGAGCCGAAAAAAAGTTGAAACCTTTATAGACAACAATGAGCTTGAAAAAGGAGATGAGATCTCACCAGCACTCATCAAAGCCATTGAGGAGTCACACGTGTCAATTATCATCTTCTCAGAAAATTATGCTTCCTCAAAATGGTGCTTGAATGAGCTCAAGAAGATTCTTCAATGCAAGAAATATATGCAACAGATTGTGATACCTGTTTTTTACAACATAGATCCCTCACATGTGAGGAAGCAGACTGGGAGTTACGAGCAAGCCTTCACAAAACATATGCGAGATTTGAAGCTCAATAATGACAAGTTACAGGAATGGAAAGCCGCTCTTGCCGAGGCAGCTAGTTTAGTTGGTTGGGACTTTCAGAATTACAG CACTGAATCAGACTTCATTAAGGACATTGTCAAAGATGTCTTGCAGAAGCTGAATCTTAGATACCCATATGAAATTAAGGGGATTGTTGGAATTGAGAAAACTTATGAGCAGATTGATTCAATGCTGAAAATTTGGTCAAATGATGTCAGAGTCCTTGGAATATGGGGCATGGGTGGCATAGGAAAGACCACCCTTGCTAAGACTTTATATGGTAAACTTTATTCCCAATTTGAAGGTCGTTGCTTCCTCAATGTAATGGATGAATCAAAAAAGCATGGACTCGATGTTTTATACAATAAACTTCTGTCTTCATTGTTAGAGGAAGAAAATCTTCATCCTTATGCATCCTACATAGAATCCCCTTTCTCCGTGAGAAGGATTGCACGTAAAAAAGTTTTCATTGTGTTGGATAGTGTGGACACCTTAGAGAAAATAGAAGATCTTATCCTAAATATTGATGGGTTGGGAGCAGGTAGTAGGGTCATTATTACAACTAGAGATAAGCACATACTAAGTCAGTTCAGTAATTGTGAAATATATGAAGTCAAGGAATTGAACAACCATGATTCTCTTCAGTTATTCAGTTTGAATGCCTTCGGAGAAAAACAGCCTAAAATTGGATATGAAGATATATCAGAAAGTGTAATTGCCTATTGCAGAGGCAACCCTTTGGCTTTAAAAGTTTTAGGTAAAAATCTCCGTTCAAGAGGCAAAAAAGTATGGGAAGATGAATTGAAAAAGCTTGAAAAGATTCCAAATGGGGAAATTAACAATATGTTAAAATTGAGTTATGATAACTTAGATATTTTTCAAAAGGACATATTTCTAGATATCGCATGCTTGTTGAGAGgagataataaaatatttgtgataCATTTCTTGGAAGCTTGTGAGTTCTTTGCAGAAAGTGGGATAGAAGTCCTTCTAGATAAAGCTTTCATACAAATAAAACCATATTGGCACTCGTTTGCCAAATTGGAAATTGATGGTTTAGATATGCATGATTTGTTACAAGAAATGGGACGGGAGATTGTTAATCAAGAGTCTAAAGAACCTGGAAAACGAAGTCGGTTATGGAGAGCTGAAGAAATATCtgatatattaaaagaaaacaag GGAACTGAAGTTGTGGAAGGTATAATATTGGATAGTACGGAAGTTGGGGATCTATACTTGAAGTCTGATTCCTTTAGAAGGATGACAAATTTAAGATATCTTAATATCTATGAATCTGATGGGAGCACAGGCAATGTGTACTTTCCTGACGGTCTTGAGTGGATTTCGGATAAATTGAGGTATCTTCGATGGAAAAGATACTGTCTTGAGTCTTTGCCATCAACCTTTTGTGCTGAAATGCTTGTAGAGCTTTGCATGAATCAAAGCAAGCTTAAAAAGCTCTGGGATGGAGTTCAG AATCTTGTGAATCTAAGAGTACTTTGGCTTGAATCCTCCAAAGATCTGATTGAGATCCCAGACTTATCTAGGGCTATAAATCTTGACAGAATACATCTCTCGGAATGTGAAAGCCTGCGTCAGCTCCATCCATCCATCTTTTCTCTCCCTCGAATTATATATCTAGATTTAAGAGGTTGCATAAAGATTGAAAGCCTTAAATCcaacattcattcaaaatcTCTCTGTGTACTTTTACTCAATGGTTGTTCATCTCTCACAGAATTTTCGGTGACATCGGAAGAAATGACAGAGTTATTCTTAGATGGCACTGCTATACGTGAATTGTCTTCATCGTTTTGGTGTAATACCAAACTTACTGTTCTTGACCTAATTGGATGTAACAAGCTTAACATTGTTGGGAAAAAGTTATCAGATGATCATGGACTTTTGTCGGTTACAGAACTAGACCTTTCAGGGTGCACAGAAATCAATGCATTAAGTCTGTGGTCCATCCTTGATGGTATACAGTCTTTAAAACGGCTAAAATTGAATGAGTGTGTCAACTTAGAATGTCTCCCAGAGAACATGCGAAACCATTCAATGCTAGAATGGCTTGAATTGGATGATTGCAGGAAACTTGTGTCTCTGACAGAGCTTCCGCCATCCCTGTTTTCTTTAACAGCCGTTAATTGCACATATCTGGACACATACTTCACACAATTTTCATTGATTAAGAACAGGGCAGAAAAGTTCTTTGAAGACGGTTCTATTGAAGATGAAGGTGTTATCGATGCTTTCTCTTTCCTGCCAGGTGCACAAATtccattaaattttgattttcagaCAATCAAGGCTTCAATAAGTATTCTTCCTATTGCTAAATCTGACTTGTGTGGTTTCATATTTTGCATCCTTTTTTCTGAGGGCTTCACTGTTAACAACCATGTCCTTCATTGTATTATCTTTGAATGCGGAAAAGAAGTCGACAGACGTCGCATTAGTCTCAATTATCTCGGGACATTAATTTCAGATCATGTATTGATATGGTGGCATGGTTACAACATACAAGAAAGTGGAAGTTATGATTGTAACTTATCATTTCAATTCATACTTCAAGGTCCCAATGAAGAATTACAGTGGTCAACGGAGGGTATAAAGGGGTGTGGGGTCGAACCGGTATATATGAGTAGTAGCATTAGTAAGGAAATTGGTAAATTAAAATCCATTGCTCAAGACTCTGATGTGTCTATAGCAATTGGAGGTGAAGGTAGAAGCTCCAAcaatgaaaatgaagatgacAAGGAACAACCTTTCTATTAG
- the LOC120579307 gene encoding uncharacterized protein isoform X1: protein MNSLTICSMFLGLILISQSPFEANATLLDLGGGGGVPLVSLLCDGSSNKVECSKVLSSPQTAQAKNWTELSKAVAEIAIKKVVEGEAFLKGLAQKSKSQVLDTCADSYSSLVVTFKFCWDFADGDPHTVSYDCVTAGDLLARCDGKVNPDVTAFNRQTKFLYGLLYETITQLPNYLTKNQG, encoded by the coding sequence atgaattcttTAACAATTTGTTCCATGTTCCTTGGTTTGATTCTAATTTCTCAATCACCATTTGAAGCAAATGCAACACTTCTTGATttaggaggaggaggaggagtaccACTAGTTTCCTTACTTTGCGACGGTTCATCCAACAAGGTAGAATGCAGCAAGGTTCTATCAAGCCCACAAACCGCGCAAGCCAAGAATTGGACAGAACTCTCAAAGGCTGTCGCTGAAATCGCCATTAAAAAAGTTGTCGAAGGAGAAGCTTTCCTTAAAGGATTGGCACAGAAAAGTAAATCTCAAGTGCTTGACACATGTGCAGATTCTTATAGTTCATTAGTTGTGACTTTCAAATTTTGCTGGGATTTTGCTGATGGGGATCCTCATACTGTTAGTTATGATTGCGTAACTGCTGGTGATCTTCTTGCGCGATGCGATGGTAAGGTTAACCCTGATGTTACTGCATTTAACCGTCAAACCAAATTCCTTTATGGGCTTCTTTACGAAACTATTACTCAACTTCCGAACTATTTGACGAAGAATcaggggtaa
- the LOC120579307 gene encoding uncharacterized protein isoform X3, which yields MKLDSDFGGGGGVPLVSLLCDGSSNKVECSKVLSSPQTAQAKNWTELSKAVAEIAIKKVVEGEAFLKGLAQKSKSQVLDTCADSYSSLVVTFKFCWDFADGDPHTVSYDCVTAGDLLARCDGKVNPDVTAFNRQTKFLYGLLYETITQLPNYLTKNQG from the exons ATGAAGCTGGATTCTGACTttg gaggaggaggaggagtaccACTAGTTTCCTTACTTTGCGACGGTTCATCCAACAAGGTAGAATGCAGCAAGGTTCTATCAAGCCCACAAACCGCGCAAGCCAAGAATTGGACAGAACTCTCAAAGGCTGTCGCTGAAATCGCCATTAAAAAAGTTGTCGAAGGAGAAGCTTTCCTTAAAGGATTGGCACAGAAAAGTAAATCTCAAGTGCTTGACACATGTGCAGATTCTTATAGTTCATTAGTTGTGACTTTCAAATTTTGCTGGGATTTTGCTGATGGGGATCCTCATACTGTTAGTTATGATTGCGTAACTGCTGGTGATCTTCTTGCGCGATGCGATGGTAAGGTTAACCCTGATGTTACTGCATTTAACCGTCAAACCAAATTCCTTTATGGGCTTCTTTACGAAACTATTACTCAACTTCCGAACTATTTGACGAAGAATcaggggtaa
- the LOC25489128 gene encoding disease resistance protein RPV1 isoform X2, translating into MSSAFSSVSSSSVAPQKKYDVFLSFRGDDTRRNFTSHLYDTLSRKKVETFIDNNELEKGDEISPALIKAIEESHVSIIIFSENYASSKWCLNELKKILQCKKYMQQIVIPVFYNIDPSHVRKQTGSYEQAFTKHMRDLKLNNDKLQEWKAALAEAASLVGWDFQNYSTESDFIKDIVKDVLQKLNLRYPYEIKGIVGIEKTYEQIDSMLKIWSNDVRVLGIWGMGGIGKTTLAKTLYGKLYSQFEGRCFLNVMDESKKHGLDVLYNKLLSSLLEEENLHPYASYIESPFSVRRIARKKVFIVLDSVDTLEKIEDLILNIDGLGAGSRVIITTRDKHILSQFSNCEIYEVKELNNHDSLQLFSLNAFGEKQPKIGYEDISESVIAYCRGNPLALKVLGKNLRSRGKKVWEDELKKLEKIPNGEINNMLKLSYDNLDIFQKDIFLDIACLLRGDNKIFVIHFLEACEFFAESGIEVLLDKAFIQIKPYWHSFAKLEIDGLDMHDLLQEMGREIVNQESKEPGKRSRLWRAEEISDILKENKGTEVVEGIILDSTEVGDLYLKSDSFRRMTNLRYLNIYESDGSTGNVYFPDGLEWISDKLRYLRWKRYCLESLPSTFCAEMLVELCMNQSKLKKLWDGVQNLVNLRVLWLESSKDLIEIPDLSRAINLDRIHLSECESLRQLHPSIFSLPRIIYLDLREFSVTSEEMTELFLDGTAIRELSSSFWCNTKLTVLDLIGCNKLNIVGKKLSDDHGLLSVTELDLSGCTEINALSLWSILDGIQSLKRLKLNECVNLECLPENMRNHSMLEWLELDDCRKLVSLTELPPSLFSLTAVNCTYLDTYFTQFSLIKNRAEKFFEDGSIEDEGVIDAFSFLPGAQIPLNFDFQTIKASISILPIAKSDLCGFIFCILFSEGFTVNNHVLHCIIFECGKEVDRRRISLNYLGTLISDHVLIWWHGYNIQESGSYDCNLSFQFILQGPNEELQWSTEGIKGCGVEPVYMSSSISKEIGKLKSIAQDSDVSIAIGGEGRSSNNENEDDKEQPFY; encoded by the exons ATGAGCAGTGCTTTTTCCTCTGTATCCTCTTCCTCTGTGGCGCCTCAGAAAAAATATGACGTTTTTCTTAGCTTTCGAGGTGATGATACTCGCAGAAACTTCACGAGCCATCTTTATGATACTCTGAGCCGAAAAAAAGTTGAAACCTTTATAGACAACAATGAGCTTGAAAAAGGAGATGAGATCTCACCAGCACTCATCAAAGCCATTGAGGAGTCACACGTGTCAATTATCATCTTCTCAGAAAATTATGCTTCCTCAAAATGGTGCTTGAATGAGCTCAAGAAGATTCTTCAATGCAAGAAATATATGCAACAGATTGTGATACCTGTTTTTTACAACATAGATCCCTCACATGTGAGGAAGCAGACTGGGAGTTACGAGCAAGCCTTCACAAAACATATGCGAGATTTGAAGCTCAATAATGACAAGTTACAGGAATGGAAAGCCGCTCTTGCCGAGGCAGCTAGTTTAGTTGGTTGGGACTTTCAGAATTACAG CACTGAATCAGACTTCATTAAGGACATTGTCAAAGATGTCTTGCAGAAGCTGAATCTTAGATACCCATATGAAATTAAGGGGATTGTTGGAATTGAGAAAACTTATGAGCAGATTGATTCAATGCTGAAAATTTGGTCAAATGATGTCAGAGTCCTTGGAATATGGGGCATGGGTGGCATAGGAAAGACCACCCTTGCTAAGACTTTATATGGTAAACTTTATTCCCAATTTGAAGGTCGTTGCTTCCTCAATGTAATGGATGAATCAAAAAAGCATGGACTCGATGTTTTATACAATAAACTTCTGTCTTCATTGTTAGAGGAAGAAAATCTTCATCCTTATGCATCCTACATAGAATCCCCTTTCTCCGTGAGAAGGATTGCACGTAAAAAAGTTTTCATTGTGTTGGATAGTGTGGACACCTTAGAGAAAATAGAAGATCTTATCCTAAATATTGATGGGTTGGGAGCAGGTAGTAGGGTCATTATTACAACTAGAGATAAGCACATACTAAGTCAGTTCAGTAATTGTGAAATATATGAAGTCAAGGAATTGAACAACCATGATTCTCTTCAGTTATTCAGTTTGAATGCCTTCGGAGAAAAACAGCCTAAAATTGGATATGAAGATATATCAGAAAGTGTAATTGCCTATTGCAGAGGCAACCCTTTGGCTTTAAAAGTTTTAGGTAAAAATCTCCGTTCAAGAGGCAAAAAAGTATGGGAAGATGAATTGAAAAAGCTTGAAAAGATTCCAAATGGGGAAATTAACAATATGTTAAAATTGAGTTATGATAACTTAGATATTTTTCAAAAGGACATATTTCTAGATATCGCATGCTTGTTGAGAGgagataataaaatatttgtgataCATTTCTTGGAAGCTTGTGAGTTCTTTGCAGAAAGTGGGATAGAAGTCCTTCTAGATAAAGCTTTCATACAAATAAAACCATATTGGCACTCGTTTGCCAAATTGGAAATTGATGGTTTAGATATGCATGATTTGTTACAAGAAATGGGACGGGAGATTGTTAATCAAGAGTCTAAAGAACCTGGAAAACGAAGTCGGTTATGGAGAGCTGAAGAAATATCtgatatattaaaagaaaacaag GGAACTGAAGTTGTGGAAGGTATAATATTGGATAGTACGGAAGTTGGGGATCTATACTTGAAGTCTGATTCCTTTAGAAGGATGACAAATTTAAGATATCTTAATATCTATGAATCTGATGGGAGCACAGGCAATGTGTACTTTCCTGACGGTCTTGAGTGGATTTCGGATAAATTGAGGTATCTTCGATGGAAAAGATACTGTCTTGAGTCTTTGCCATCAACCTTTTGTGCTGAAATGCTTGTAGAGCTTTGCATGAATCAAAGCAAGCTTAAAAAGCTCTGGGATGGAGTTCAG AATCTTGTGAATCTAAGAGTACTTTGGCTTGAATCCTCCAAAGATCTGATTGAGATCCCAGACTTATCTAGGGCTATAAATCTTGACAGAATACATCTCTCGGAATGTGAAAGCCTGCGTCAGCTCCATCCATCCATCTTTTCTCTCCCTCGAATTATATATCTAGATTTAAGAG AATTTTCGGTGACATCGGAAGAAATGACAGAGTTATTCTTAGATGGCACTGCTATACGTGAATTGTCTTCATCGTTTTGGTGTAATACCAAACTTACTGTTCTTGACCTAATTGGATGTAACAAGCTTAACATTGTTGGGAAAAAGTTATCAGATGATCATGGACTTTTGTCGGTTACAGAACTAGACCTTTCAGGGTGCACAGAAATCAATGCATTAAGTCTGTGGTCCATCCTTGATGGTATACAGTCTTTAAAACGGCTAAAATTGAATGAGTGTGTCAACTTAGAATGTCTCCCAGAGAACATGCGAAACCATTCAATGCTAGAATGGCTTGAATTGGATGATTGCAGGAAACTTGTGTCTCTGACAGAGCTTCCGCCATCCCTGTTTTCTTTAACAGCCGTTAATTGCACATATCTGGACACATACTTCACACAATTTTCATTGATTAAGAACAGGGCAGAAAAGTTCTTTGAAGACGGTTCTATTGAAGATGAAGGTGTTATCGATGCTTTCTCTTTCCTGCCAGGTGCACAAATtccattaaattttgattttcagaCAATCAAGGCTTCAATAAGTATTCTTCCTATTGCTAAATCTGACTTGTGTGGTTTCATATTTTGCATCCTTTTTTCTGAGGGCTTCACTGTTAACAACCATGTCCTTCATTGTATTATCTTTGAATGCGGAAAAGAAGTCGACAGACGTCGCATTAGTCTCAATTATCTCGGGACATTAATTTCAGATCATGTATTGATATGGTGGCATGGTTACAACATACAAGAAAGTGGAAGTTATGATTGTAACTTATCATTTCAATTCATACTTCAAGGTCCCAATGAAGAATTACAGTGGTCAACGGAGGGTATAAAGGGGTGTGGGGTCGAACCGGTATATATGAGTAGTAGCATTAGTAAGGAAATTGGTAAATTAAAATCCATTGCTCAAGACTCTGATGTGTCTATAGCAATTGGAGGTGAAGGTAGAAGCTCCAAcaatgaaaatgaagatgacAAGGAACAACCTTTCTATTAG